From the Gemmatimonadota bacterium genome, the window ACGTGGCGGAAACGGCTCTCGGTGGGCCAATCGCCGATGGCGGCCCCGTCCAGGCGCACCACCCCGCCCTGCGGGCTCCACACACCCACCATGAGGCGGGCCAGGGTGCTCTTGCCGCTGCCGCTGGGGCCGATGAGCCCGGTGGAAGAACCCGGTTCCAGGGTAAATTGCACGCGCTTCAATGTCAGCTTGGTCGTTCCGGGGGGCGCAGCAGACACGCCCTCCACTTCCAGTTTGCCGGTGGGCCGGGGCAGGCTCGTGGCGCCTCCGTGCCGTTCCGGCGGCGCGTTCGTGAGCAGGTTATTGAGGCGGCGCCAGGACTGGCGGGCGGACATGAACCCGCGCCAGGCCGATATGCCCTGCTCGATGGGGGCCAGGGCGCGGCCCAGGATAATGGAGGCGGCGATCATCATGCCCGGCGTGATCTGCTGCTTGAGCACCAGCCAGGCGCCCATGCCGAGGATGCCCACCTGCACGATCTGGCGGCCGGACTTGGACGCAGCCAGCAGCATGCTGATGCGGGAGCCGCCGCGGGCCTGGAACGCGACGCCGCGGTCGTGCTTGTCGCGCCAGCGCCTGCGGAAACCCTCGAACATGCCCATGGCCTCCAGTACGTCCGCATGGCGCAGGCTGCTCTCGACGAAACGGTGGGATTCGGCGGTGTGCTCGGAGGCATTGCGCAAGGGTCCGCGCGAAGTCCATTCCGTCAACAGGGCAATGAACAGGATCAGCAACGCGGCGAAGGTCGCAAAGAAACCCAGCCAGGGGTGGATGATGAAAATCGCGGCGATGAATACCGGCGCCCAGGGGGCGTCGAAAAAGGCAATCGCGGGCGGGCTGGAGATGAACTGGCGCACCGTATCCAGGTCGCGCAC encodes:
- a CDS encoding type I secretion system permease/ATPase — encoded protein: LDWVRQRLMARIALFLNYEVLDDVLSGVFRGSLQRFRQSANQPVRDLDTVRQFISSPPAIAFFDAPWAPVFIAAIFIIHPWLGFFATFAALLILFIALLTEWTSRGPLRNASEHTAESHRFVESSLRHADVLEAMGMFEGFRRRWRDKHDRGVAFQARGGSRISMLLAASKSGRQIVQVGILGMGAWLVLKQQITPGMMIAASIILGRALAPIEQGISAWRGFMSARQSWRRLNNLLTNAPPERHGGATSLPRPTGKLEVEGVSAAPPGTTKLTLKRVQFTLEPGSSTGLIGPSGSGKSTLARLMVGVWSPQGGVVRLDGAAIGDWPTESRFRHVGYLPQEVELFEGTVAENIARLSEPDNDAVLAAAQQSNCHDMVMRLPENYNTPIAAGGANLSAGQRQRVALARALYGDPALIILDEPDANLDTDGEMALRNTLLALSKRGVTTLIVTHNFRLLQMVKNVLVLKEGVLLESGPREEVLKRFMRPAPAAAEKTAQAQ